In Candidatus Eisenbacteria bacterium, a single window of DNA contains:
- a CDS encoding biopolymer transporter ExbD: MKFQTENRFLTGMESTAMADIIFLLLIFFLLSSSFILQTGIKITLPEVTQPEMEERQQIVVTVTRDDQLFVNERKITWSNLRTEMEQALSESSSRTVIVKGDAEVSLGRTVEIMDVARELGAERLAIAASPKTKS, encoded by the coding sequence ATGAAATTCCAGACAGAAAATCGGTTTCTGACCGGGATGGAATCAACCGCCATGGCGGATATCATCTTCCTTCTGCTGATCTTCTTTCTGCTCTCTTCCTCGTTTATTCTTCAAACCGGAATCAAGATCACGCTGCCGGAGGTCACACAACCGGAGATGGAAGAACGCCAGCAAATCGTCGTCACGGTGACACGCGATGATCAGCTCTTTGTCAATGAGCGAAAGATCACCTGGTCGAATCTGCGGACCGAGATGGAGCAGGCTCTTTCGGAGAGCTCCTCACGCACGGTCATCGTGAAGGGTGATGCGGAGGTTTCCCTCGGACGCACCGTTGAAATCATGGATGTGGCGCGTGAACTGGGCGCCGAGCGGTTGGCTATCGCGGCAAGCCCCAAGACAAAGAGCTAG